Proteins encoded within one genomic window of Phototrophicus methaneseepsis:
- a CDS encoding HEAT repeat domain-containing protein has product MTNITRREPSLGGLPTNDKGKRRLSLRRLGTMLNMLSPSAVSLDATREMLQSDDFFVRYNAAKLLSKRGDRDARKLMESALHTGNARTRASIARHLYGLTWFSAESLIKLALKDEDPRVREAAIYTLCDLKELAAYKLMETALKGEVDSVLEAAAFGLRETSDPAALPVLEIVLDAEDAEVRIKALEALGMCGLPQAMPIVREAMNDREPDVKYSATLSLLELAGEGWLSELAGVIGRTTGNTLEQVLKAFFHATNYLKIDVANSDSADLMIDALETALLDESVAVRKAATWPLAWLRHERTPKILLKTYRLETEPEVKAHIVRIGAGLMSEVSEQILADAINSTQEEVHEAAAKIYSERERTGTVAQYKADAYEGMAMNASLLGSGKLSNRSERATPPSHRTKERN; this is encoded by the coding sequence ATGACCAACATCACAAGACGTGAACCGAGCCTGGGCGGGCTGCCAACAAACGACAAAGGCAAGCGTCGGCTCTCGCTGAGGCGGCTTGGCACCATGCTAAACATGCTTTCACCGTCCGCGGTTTCCCTGGATGCCACGCGCGAGATGCTACAAAGTGACGATTTCTTTGTGCGTTATAACGCTGCCAAATTATTAAGCAAACGCGGCGACCGAGACGCACGTAAGCTCATGGAAAGTGCCCTCCATACAGGCAATGCACGCACCCGTGCCAGCATCGCCCGCCACTTATACGGCCTAACCTGGTTCAGTGCAGAAAGCCTGATCAAGCTGGCGCTGAAAGATGAAGACCCTCGTGTACGCGAAGCCGCTATCTATACCCTCTGCGATCTCAAAGAGCTAGCTGCCTACAAACTCATGGAAACAGCCTTAAAAGGCGAAGTTGATAGCGTGTTGGAAGCCGCTGCTTTTGGCCTGAGAGAAACCAGCGACCCGGCAGCCCTGCCCGTGCTTGAAATTGTCCTGGATGCAGAAGACGCTGAAGTGCGCATCAAAGCCCTGGAAGCACTCGGCATGTGCGGGTTACCGCAAGCCATGCCTATTGTGCGCGAAGCAATGAACGACCGTGAGCCTGATGTCAAATATTCTGCGACATTGAGCTTGCTGGAATTGGCTGGTGAGGGCTGGCTGAGCGAACTTGCAGGTGTCATCGGGCGCACAACGGGCAACACCTTAGAACAAGTGCTGAAAGCATTCTTCCACGCTACAAATTATCTCAAAATTGACGTCGCAAATTCTGACAGTGCGGACCTGATGATTGATGCGCTGGAAACAGCCCTGCTCGATGAAAGTGTCGCCGTACGCAAAGCCGCCACATGGCCCTTAGCATGGCTGCGGCATGAGCGCACGCCTAAAATCCTGCTGAAGACTTATCGTCTGGAAACGGAACCAGAAGTCAAAGCGCACATTGTGCGCATCGGTGCTGGCCTCATGTCTGAAGTCAGCGAGCAAATTCTGGCGGATGCGATTAATAGCACGCAAGAAGAAGTCCACGAAGCCGCTGCAAAGATTTATTCAGAACGAGAACGCACAGGCACAGTCGCACAGTATAAGGCTGATGCATATGAAGGCATGGCAATGAATGCCAGTTTGCTAGGTAGTGGTAAGCTCAGCAATCGCTCAGAACGAGCGACGCCCCCATCCCACCGTACCAAAGAACGCAATTAG
- a CDS encoding Hsp70 family protein → MGYKLAIDFGTTNSVVACWDDVENGPTITKTPYISDASVPGRPPIIPSLLYVNDAQAQKFTIGQLVRTSQLHVQKNNRLFRNFKRGIVATPAPEPRTIDAIPFADRDAGSAFIKHLLEALPYDDDDIEQLVLTAPVAAFEGYLAWLNDVIDDIAPDKIRVVDESTAAALGYAVTEPGAAVLVFDFGGGTLDLSLVQLPEHQRKTGGFLRKLVSSNASQNAARVIAKAGRVIGGSDIDQWLLAEVLKRTQVTTEQLGNQYTPLLTQCEQAKITLSTELQTDIRFEVAGKLHHVTMTRAELEALLEANGFYEALRRVVDKVMHVSRQRGLFKEDIRYVLMVGGTSLMPSVQRTLSTYFTDMAVRADKPFTAVAEGALQLAAGYGLEDYLVHSYGLRYLDDATGEHAWDEIVPMGSSYPIDNPIDVVLGAAHPNQQEVEFVIGEIDTDAVNMIEVKYEDGQAVFVANAAESGQRIVLLNEQDAIKYLAPLQPAGEPGTDRLHVQFTIDARRRLMMTVFDLQTNKLLLEKVAVATLQ, encoded by the coding sequence ATGGGCTATAAACTGGCCATAGACTTTGGCACGACCAACAGCGTCGTCGCATGTTGGGACGATGTTGAAAATGGCCCCACCATCACCAAGACACCCTATATCAGTGATGCCTCTGTGCCAGGTCGCCCGCCAATTATCCCTTCCCTGCTATATGTTAACGATGCCCAAGCCCAAAAGTTCACGATTGGGCAATTGGTACGTACCAGCCAGCTCCATGTGCAAAAAAATAATCGGTTGTTTCGCAACTTTAAGCGCGGGATTGTGGCGACACCAGCACCTGAACCCCGCACCATTGACGCGATTCCTTTCGCAGACCGAGACGCAGGTAGTGCATTCATTAAACATCTGCTGGAAGCCCTACCCTACGATGATGACGACATCGAACAACTCGTCCTCACGGCCCCTGTAGCCGCCTTTGAAGGCTATCTGGCGTGGCTTAATGACGTCATTGATGACATCGCGCCCGATAAAATCCGTGTTGTGGATGAATCAACAGCAGCCGCCCTGGGCTATGCAGTCACAGAACCGGGGGCTGCCGTTCTGGTCTTTGATTTTGGGGGCGGCACGCTGGACTTATCACTCGTGCAGCTGCCAGAACATCAGCGTAAAACAGGTGGCTTTTTGAGGAAGCTCGTCAGCAGCAACGCCTCACAAAATGCGGCGCGTGTCATCGCAAAAGCCGGGCGCGTCATCGGCGGCAGCGATATTGATCAATGGCTGTTGGCTGAGGTCCTTAAACGGACACAGGTCACCACCGAGCAACTCGGCAACCAATACACGCCACTCTTGACACAGTGCGAACAAGCCAAAATCACACTCTCTACGGAACTTCAAACGGATATCCGCTTTGAAGTCGCTGGCAAGCTGCATCACGTCACGATGACACGGGCTGAACTCGAAGCTTTGCTAGAAGCGAACGGTTTTTATGAGGCGCTGCGTCGTGTTGTTGATAAGGTCATGCATGTTTCTCGTCAGCGAGGGCTATTTAAAGAAGATATTCGTTATGTGCTGATGGTCGGCGGTACATCGCTGATGCCAAGCGTTCAGCGTACCCTTAGCACTTATTTTACGGATATGGCTGTCCGTGCCGATAAGCCTTTTACAGCCGTGGCGGAAGGCGCATTGCAATTAGCCGCTGGTTATGGCCTGGAAGATTACCTCGTGCATAGTTACGGTCTGCGCTATCTGGATGATGCGACGGGCGAACATGCCTGGGACGAGATCGTACCCATGGGCAGTTCCTACCCGATTGACAACCCAATTGACGTCGTATTAGGAGCGGCCCACCCAAACCAGCAAGAGGTGGAGTTCGTCATTGGGGAAATTGATACGGACGCTGTCAATATGATCGAAGTCAAATATGAAGATGGGCAGGCCGTCTTTGTGGCGAATGCCGCCGAATCGGGTCAGCGTATCGTCCTGTTGAATGAACAAGATGCCATCAAATATCTGGCGCCTTTACAGCCTGCCGGCGAACCAGGGACGGATCGTCTGCATGTGCAGTTCACAATTGATGCTCGCCGCCGTTTGATGATGACTGTCTTCGATTTACAGACAAACAAACTGTTATTAGAAAAAGTTGCCGTTGCCACCTTACAATAG
- a CDS encoding nucleoside kinase, protein MNKDNIVISEPRDEVRVTFNKNLILSGPRGTILEDFVKTSEQTADTNHEAPVVAAIVDGKLRELTYPVEKDISVIPVLLDNSDGGRIYRRSLVLLMVAAADELWPGATVRVSYAVPDGGYYCEIEDRILDEDQLKQLEAHMRQIVEADEPITKRTVSIEEAQTLFKARHDHDKVRLLQYRHQDTLTMYRLRERDDYYYGYMVPSTGYLQTFSLLGANGGFILQYPHSAEPKTLQPIVTYSKLSKVFQQADEWLERLGVEDIGRLNQVVTQDRIQELILVAEALHEQNVAYIAYQIRQRHDAGTRLVLIAGPSSSGKTTFSKRLAIQLLAHGLHPFTLELDNYFVNRELTPRDEYGEYDFEALGALNLPLFNEHLIRLMNGELVQLPRFNFYNGQSEPGQEVQLRDKQIIIVEGIHGLNPNLVPAIPTERIFRIYVSALTQLNIDLHNRVSTTDVRLIRRIVRDATHRGYDATATLTRWESVRRGEKQNIFPYQENADVMFNSALTYELPALRPLAEPLLLQVTPGTPQHIEANRLLSFLRWVTPLTTLQASHIPDTSLLREFIGGSILHDYHPGKAMVL, encoded by the coding sequence ATGAATAAAGACAATATCGTTATTTCAGAGCCAAGAGACGAAGTACGCGTCACATTTAATAAGAACCTGATCTTATCAGGCCCACGTGGCACAATTTTAGAAGACTTCGTCAAAACCAGCGAGCAAACCGCTGATACCAATCACGAAGCGCCTGTCGTCGCTGCCATTGTGGATGGCAAACTACGCGAGCTCACTTACCCTGTCGAAAAAGACATTAGCGTCATACCTGTGCTCTTAGACAATAGTGACGGGGGGCGCATTTATCGGCGTTCACTCGTCCTGTTGATGGTCGCTGCTGCCGATGAGCTATGGCCGGGCGCGACGGTTCGGGTCAGTTATGCGGTGCCAGATGGGGGCTACTACTGCGAAATTGAAGATCGCATACTGGACGAAGACCAGCTTAAGCAACTCGAAGCGCATATGCGCCAGATTGTAGAGGCAGACGAACCCATCACCAAACGGACCGTGAGCATTGAAGAAGCACAGACGCTCTTCAAAGCACGCCATGACCATGACAAGGTGCGCTTATTGCAATACCGTCACCAGGACACGCTGACGATGTACCGGCTGCGGGAGCGTGATGATTATTATTATGGTTATATGGTTCCCTCAACGGGGTATCTACAGACATTCAGTTTGTTGGGTGCAAATGGGGGTTTTATCTTGCAATATCCCCATAGTGCGGAGCCTAAAACGCTCCAGCCTATCGTCACATATAGCAAACTGAGCAAAGTCTTCCAGCAGGCGGACGAATGGCTGGAACGCCTTGGCGTTGAAGATATTGGCCGCCTGAACCAGGTTGTAACGCAAGACCGCATCCAAGAACTGATCCTGGTCGCAGAAGCCTTACACGAACAAAATGTCGCCTATATTGCTTATCAGATTCGGCAGCGACACGATGCAGGTACCCGGCTCGTCCTGATTGCGGGGCCGTCTTCATCGGGCAAAACGACATTTTCAAAGAGATTGGCGATTCAGCTACTGGCACATGGCCTGCATCCATTCACGCTGGAGCTTGATAACTACTTCGTCAACCGTGAGCTCACACCACGTGATGAATATGGTGAATATGATTTTGAAGCACTCGGCGCTTTGAATCTGCCGCTTTTCAATGAACACCTCATCCGCCTGATGAATGGTGAACTGGTGCAGTTACCGCGCTTTAATTTTTATAATGGTCAAAGTGAACCCGGCCAGGAAGTCCAGCTCAGAGATAAGCAGATTATCATCGTAGAAGGCATCCATGGGCTGAATCCTAATCTTGTGCCTGCTATCCCAACGGAGCGAATCTTCCGCATTTACGTTTCTGCATTAACGCAGCTCAACATTGATTTGCACAATCGTGTATCGACAACGGATGTGCGCTTGATCCGCCGTATTGTGCGCGATGCCACGCATCGGGGTTATGATGCGACAGCAACCCTCACCAGATGGGAGAGCGTCCGCCGTGGCGAAAAGCAAAATATCTTCCCATACCAGGAAAACGCAGATGTCATGTTCAACTCTGCATTGACGTATGAACTCCCTGCCCTGCGGCCCCTGGCGGAACCTTTGCTGTTACAGGTGACACCTGGCACGCCACAGCACATCGAAGCCAATCGTTTGCTCTCATTTTTACGCTGGGTAACACCTTTAACAACTCTGCAGGCCAGCCATATACCGGATACGTCACTCCTGCGTGAATTTATCGGGGGATCCATCCTGCACGATTATCATCCTGGTAAAGCGATGGTGCTTTAA
- a CDS encoding FHA domain-containing protein: protein MPDELKSNPSRGEASLDAEQKPDIDTDQLISDDAKLGPLADADTDKLTGPDASQSDPSDDPNQTESYKNGVNSASAKPDSPSASKLAPKVKSARAIPSLPKADDLKAASRDQSDDDKIDDDDLETEPPAMITPARLPFDPPPTQGKRFKEIRLSHDDEVEKTAVPVPPEDQPKVSASTAKETSETSSDAEKSKDSTLEASQPAEVAARKEPSGDDDAPAMPAVWLEDATDRPDTNPLHPSTRQPRRPYNWQLQRNALENDADASAQAEESSEQQALAPEARATGDTSSDTPKEKPESTTDENQAPAVKIDLSQLDADKTAPSVSGAKAVPGMPASAAATEHDRGTSDLTSPSTNPPGQDSEPPRSAFTFSMDEEELGNDTAVLSKENRTFQRAINKQEPAVGTSTLGEQREVILVIRGMIERLTITEKMPFTLGRFELGRKESTEVDLTPYGALDRGVSRVHAQLHLKGDHLFVTDLGSTNGTYLAGARLEPNEPKLLRKGDELLIGRLSVQVMFR, encoded by the coding sequence ATGCCAGATGAGTTGAAGTCTAACCCGTCTCGCGGCGAGGCGTCTCTCGATGCTGAGCAAAAGCCGGACATTGATACAGACCAACTTATAAGCGATGATGCCAAGCTTGGGCCACTTGCTGACGCCGATACGGATAAACTAACAGGGCCGGATGCATCCCAGAGTGATCCGTCAGATGACCCCAACCAGACTGAATCGTACAAAAATGGCGTCAATTCAGCAAGCGCGAAGCCAGATTCGCCTTCTGCGAGTAAACTCGCGCCGAAGGTAAAATCCGCACGGGCGATTCCATCACTGCCCAAGGCAGATGACCTCAAAGCGGCTTCTCGCGATCAATCAGACGATGACAAGATTGATGATGACGACTTAGAAACTGAACCGCCAGCGATGATAACACCTGCTCGCTTACCGTTTGATCCCCCACCGACACAAGGGAAGCGATTTAAGGAAATCCGTTTGTCACATGACGATGAAGTCGAAAAAACGGCAGTTCCGGTACCGCCTGAGGATCAGCCGAAGGTTAGTGCGTCTACTGCGAAAGAAACTTCCGAAACGTCATCTGATGCGGAAAAGTCGAAAGATTCAACCCTGGAGGCCTCACAACCTGCTGAGGTCGCTGCCAGGAAGGAGCCATCTGGCGACGACGATGCACCCGCAATGCCGGCTGTCTGGCTGGAAGATGCGACAGACCGCCCAGATACAAACCCACTGCATCCCTCGACACGCCAGCCACGCCGACCCTATAACTGGCAGTTGCAGCGTAATGCGCTTGAAAATGACGCTGATGCGAGCGCACAAGCGGAAGAATCCAGCGAACAACAGGCCCTGGCTCCTGAAGCGCGTGCGACCGGCGATACATCTAGCGATACACCTAAAGAGAAGCCAGAATCTACGACGGACGAAAATCAGGCGCCCGCTGTTAAGATTGATCTCTCTCAGCTTGATGCCGATAAGACAGCGCCTTCTGTTTCAGGGGCTAAAGCTGTTCCGGGCATGCCCGCATCAGCGGCAGCGACAGAGCATGATCGCGGTACAAGCGATTTAACGAGCCCATCTACGAATCCGCCAGGGCAGGATAGCGAGCCGCCTCGTTCAGCATTTACCTTTTCGATGGATGAGGAAGAACTGGGCAACGATACAGCCGTTCTTTCTAAAGAGAACCGTACGTTCCAGCGTGCCATCAATAAGCAAGAGCCTGCTGTTGGTACATCAACCCTCGGTGAACAGCGTGAAGTCATTCTCGTCATCCGTGGGATGATTGAGCGCCTAACGATTACGGAAAAGATGCCCTTTACATTGGGCCGTTTTGAGTTGGGGCGTAAAGAATCTACAGAAGTTGATCTGACGCCTTATGGTGCCCTGGACCGCGGTGTATCGCGTGTACATGCCCAACTGCACCTGAAAGGCGACCATCTCTTTGTGACGGACCTGGGTAGCACAAATGGGACTTATCTGGCTGGTGCACGGCTAGAACCAAATGAGCCTAAACTCCTGCGAAAAGGTGATGAACTATTGATCGGTCGCTTGTCGGTCCAGGTTATGTTCCGCTAA
- the hpt gene encoding hypoxanthine phosphoribosyltransferase: MAQNYQTFLKEVLIDENTLQARIVELGKQISADYADCDDLLLLCILKGGVMFLCDLARHIEVPHAMDFMAASSYGIGARATTGSVRIDMDITVPVKDRHVLIVEDIIDSGYTLSFVMDTLKVRNPASLKLCTLLNKASRREVDIMVDYVGFEIENKFVFGYGLDLDEKYRNLPFIGVVDEDALKNDA, translated from the coding sequence ATGGCACAAAATTACCAAACATTTCTCAAAGAAGTCCTCATCGACGAAAACACGTTGCAAGCGCGCATTGTGGAACTGGGCAAACAGATTTCCGCTGATTATGCTGATTGCGATGATCTGTTGTTGTTATGCATTCTCAAAGGCGGGGTCATGTTTTTGTGTGACCTGGCGCGCCATATTGAGGTGCCCCATGCAATGGATTTTATGGCAGCCAGCAGCTATGGTATCGGGGCGCGTGCGACAACAGGCTCTGTACGCATTGATATGGATATTACGGTGCCCGTTAAAGACCGTCATGTGCTCATTGTAGAAGACATCATCGACAGTGGTTATACGCTCAGCTTTGTGATGGATACGCTCAAAGTACGTAACCCGGCCAGCCTCAAATTGTGTACGCTGCTGAATAAGGCATCACGTCGTGAGGTGGATATTATGGTCGATTATGTGGGCTTCGAGATTGAGAATAAGTTCGTCTTTGGGTATGGCCTGGACCTAGATGAGAAGTATCGTAACCTGCCTTTCATCGGTGTGGTTGACGAGGATGCCCTGAAGAATGATGCATAA
- a CDS encoding CCA tRNA nucleotidyltransferase, with amino-acid sequence MMHNPMPDMTPHAPARCPLLWPDWVLDLQEVLLAQADVPPVYIVGGAVRDALRGQPVKDVDLTTQKGAIRLARIITNALDGDIFIMDEERGVARVFYRTVDGEQLTLDVADYRGDTFSDDLIDRDFTINAMAVDFLGDMSLLVDPLNGEKDLFDGLLRRCHPQAITKDPIRALRGVRQSVQFNLRIEPQTLIDMRAQAASIPQTSPERVRDEVFGLLALARPHSAWRIARVVGILDVILPPMQTITGEAWNRTLNAIERLGDILLAISPRRTDNTAAVFDLGMMVMQFDRYRAEINRYVDELWPNNRSTRSLLLLAALLHGLNDDEQGIANVEDCIDALRLSVPEKKRILACLQGAEHVLALDEASDLTVHRFWYQWGDAGLSAVLIALGLYRAHHSIEFQQTAWLELIDRTRSILAAYFDLHDEIVSPPILVDGNDLIETFKLKRGPIIGQLLTLIREAQVTKQVQTAQEALDLAAVYLAQRAN; translated from the coding sequence ATGATGCATAATCCTATGCCTGATATGACACCCCATGCCCCTGCGCGCTGTCCGCTCCTCTGGCCGGATTGGGTGCTGGATTTACAGGAAGTGCTGCTGGCCCAGGCGGACGTTCCCCCTGTGTATATTGTGGGTGGTGCAGTGCGTGATGCGCTCAGGGGCCAGCCTGTCAAAGATGTGGACCTGACCACTCAAAAGGGCGCTATCCGCCTGGCACGTATCATTACCAATGCGCTGGATGGCGATATCTTCATCATGGATGAAGAACGTGGCGTGGCGCGGGTCTTTTATCGCACAGTGGATGGCGAGCAGTTAACGCTAGATGTGGCGGATTATCGTGGCGATACCTTCTCCGATGATCTGATTGATCGCGACTTTACAATTAATGCGATGGCGGTGGACTTCTTGGGGGATATGTCCCTGCTGGTTGATCCTCTCAATGGTGAGAAAGATTTATTCGATGGCTTGCTGCGTCGCTGCCATCCGCAGGCGATAACGAAAGACCCTATACGGGCATTGCGTGGTGTGCGCCAGAGCGTGCAGTTTAATTTGCGCATTGAGCCACAGACGCTAATCGATATGCGCGCCCAGGCTGCTTCAATCCCGCAAACATCGCCGGAGCGGGTTCGTGATGAAGTGTTCGGTCTGTTGGCCTTGGCGCGTCCGCATAGTGCATGGCGTATTGCCAGGGTAGTCGGCATTCTGGATGTCATTTTACCGCCTATGCAAACTATAACGGGCGAGGCGTGGAATCGAACGTTAAATGCGATAGAGCGCCTGGGGGATATTCTGCTTGCGATCAGCCCACGGCGAACCGATAACACAGCGGCTGTCTTCGACCTGGGGATGATGGTGATGCAGTTTGACCGTTACCGGGCGGAGATCAATCGTTACGTTGATGAATTATGGCCTAATAATCGCTCAACACGGAGTTTGCTGCTGCTGGCAGCCCTATTGCATGGTCTCAATGATGATGAGCAGGGCATTGCCAATGTCGAGGATTGTATTGATGCGTTGCGCCTGAGTGTGCCAGAAAAGAAACGTATTCTGGCGTGCTTACAAGGGGCAGAACACGTGCTGGCGCTCGACGAAGCATCTGATTTAACGGTACATCGCTTCTGGTATCAATGGGGTGACGCGGGACTTAGCGCTGTCCTGATCGCGCTAGGACTTTATCGCGCGCACCATAGTATCGAATTCCAGCAAACTGCATGGTTAGAGTTGATTGATCGGACGCGGTCCATTCTGGCTGCTTACTTTGATCTACATGATGAGATTGTGTCCCCACCTATACTGGTTGATGGTAATGACCTCATTGAGACTTTTAAGCTCAAGCGAGGCCCGATCATCGGCCAATTGCTCACGCTTATCCGGGAAGCCCAGGTGACCAAACAGGTCCAAACGGCCCAGGAGGCGCTGGACCTCGCGGCTGTGTATCTGGCCCAACGCGCTAACTGA
- the rsmD gene encoding 16S rRNA (guanine(966)-N(2))-methyltransferase RsmD encodes MPIRVIAGSAKGKRLKLVPGDSTRPIMDRVKEALFSILGSYVVGSKFLDLFAGTGSVGIEALSRGAEMALFNELDRKALQTIRENLQTTGLADQAEISMMDALSLIKRGPTQAFDYIYIAPPQYKGTWINVLRAIDETPAWINDETIIIVQIDPSEDETAYFDHIQEYDRRVYGSTLLIFYERVGTSG; translated from the coding sequence ATGCCAATACGAGTCATTGCCGGGAGCGCAAAAGGTAAACGCTTGAAGCTCGTCCCAGGCGATAGCACGCGCCCTATCATGGATCGTGTCAAAGAGGCCCTGTTTAGCATCCTCGGCTCGTATGTCGTTGGGAGCAAATTCCTGGATTTATTTGCAGGAACGGGCAGCGTCGGTATTGAGGCGCTCAGCCGCGGCGCAGAGATGGCACTATTCAACGAACTGGATAGAAAAGCCCTGCAAACGATCCGCGAAAATCTACAAACCACAGGCCTCGCAGACCAGGCAGAGATCAGCATGATGGATGCACTCAGCCTCATCAAGCGCGGCCCTACACAAGCATTTGACTATATTTACATTGCACCACCGCAGTATAAAGGCACTTGGATAAACGTCCTGCGCGCAATAGACGAAACGCCCGCCTGGATTAACGATGAGACGATTATCATCGTACAAATTGACCCGAGCGAAGACGAAACCGCCTACTTCGATCATATTCAGGAGTATGATCGGCGTGTGTATGGCAGCACGCTGCTGATCTTCTATGAACGCGTTGGTACTTCGGGTTAA
- a CDS encoding uroporphyrinogen decarboxylase family protein, translating into MNKQERLKASIAGDAVDRAPAILYRYWPGDDQRAADLARAHILFQQQYDWDALIITPSANYSVIDYGVQDAWTGHTSGMRQITKHIISRSLGWTELRTLEPTRGALSQQIACVNLLENAVSEEIPLLFQVYSPLSLAAKLAGPDQLLRHLRTYPERVKTGLSILTESVLRVIEALQRTRIAGIYYIMENADLGYLSQSEYGEFGAPYDWTVFDALLPRLWLNMAELRGTAPLVTYVSSYPAQVLTWDDQGTDPNLITGRSVFTGSVMGGLSADAHLHHGTPAIIRDAARHAQAETQHRRFILGAGGPIPVTCPLSNIQAARDAVERDMH; encoded by the coding sequence ATGAATAAACAAGAACGCTTAAAAGCGAGCATTGCGGGTGACGCCGTTGATCGGGCACCCGCAATTTTGTATCGCTACTGGCCGGGGGATGATCAGCGCGCCGCAGACCTGGCACGCGCGCACATACTCTTCCAACAGCAGTATGATTGGGATGCGCTCATCATCACGCCATCCGCAAACTATAGCGTCATCGACTATGGCGTTCAGGATGCATGGACAGGCCATACCAGCGGCATGCGCCAGATTACCAAGCACATCATCAGCCGCTCCCTGGGATGGACTGAGTTACGCACGCTGGAACCGACGAGAGGTGCTCTGTCTCAACAGATCGCCTGCGTCAACCTGCTGGAAAATGCCGTCAGCGAAGAGATTCCCCTCTTGTTCCAGGTATATAGCCCACTGAGTTTAGCGGCGAAACTCGCAGGGCCAGATCAACTGCTGAGACATCTCCGCACTTATCCAGAGCGCGTCAAGACAGGGCTGAGCATCCTCACAGAGAGTGTTTTGCGCGTGATAGAAGCCCTACAACGGACTCGCATTGCTGGCATATACTATATTATGGAGAATGCCGACCTGGGCTATTTATCCCAGAGTGAATATGGCGAGTTCGGCGCGCCCTATGATTGGACCGTCTTCGACGCATTACTACCTCGCCTATGGCTCAATATGGCGGAACTACGAGGCACCGCCCCACTGGTGACCTATGTCTCCAGCTATCCGGCACAGGTGCTTACCTGGGATGACCAAGGCACAGACCCAAATCTGATTACAGGTCGTAGTGTCTTTACGGGATCCGTCATGGGGGGGCTTTCTGCCGATGCACATCTTCATCATGGCACACCAGCCATCATACGAGATGCGGCTCGCCACGCCCAAGCGGAAACGCAACATCGGCGGTTTATTCTGGGTGCAGGGGGTCCTATCCCTGTAACATGCCCGCTATCCAATATACAGGCGGCACGTGATGCCGTAGAAAGAGACATGCACTAA
- a CDS encoding tetratricopeptide repeat protein produces the protein MSTMPTEERIGQAWALHRQKDYKAALDIYEEILRKTPNNIDALYGKGLSLVSTGDKPGAAEAFTKALDLAKASLQAVDVTSVVDGHHGSNDLDTYEDDRYLMLVRMINQRLDEVKAPAEAE, from the coding sequence ATGTCAACGATGCCGACTGAAGAGCGAATTGGGCAAGCCTGGGCTTTGCATCGCCAAAAAGATTATAAAGCTGCGCTCGATATCTACGAGGAAATCCTGCGTAAGACACCAAACAACATCGACGCACTTTATGGCAAGGGGCTATCTCTGGTCAGCACGGGGGATAAGCCGGGTGCCGCAGAAGCCTTCACCAAAGCGCTGGACCTCGCAAAAGCCTCTTTACAGGCTGTCGATGTGACCTCTGTTGTCGATGGTCATCATGGCTCCAACGACCTCGACACATACGAAGATGACCGTTACCTGATGCTGGTTCGTATGATTAACCAGCGTCTGGATGAGGTCAAAGCGCCTGCAGAAGCAGAGTAG